One Hypanus sabinus isolate sHypSab1 chromosome 4, sHypSab1.hap1, whole genome shotgun sequence genomic region harbors:
- the kcnj15 gene encoding ATP-sensitive inward rectifier potassium channel 15 isoform X3 has translation MKFQTVFRLSPGASSLARLLRVFSAFNSNVCSHLAGMFTRSLLYKMDHSDNISMIAPGIRRRVVSKNGHNNVKIDQVDGWAYLYLQDLWTTVIDMKWRYKLTLFTATFVMTWFLFGILWYAIAFVHGDLELLHPPANHTPCVVNIETLTGAFLFSLESQTTIGYGFRCITEECPFAIILLITQLVITTLAEIFVTGTFLAKIARPKKRSETIRFSYHAAIAIRDNKLCLMLRVANMRKSLLLQCQLSGKFLHNHITEEGETIKLRQEHVDFQVDTGSVSPFLIFPLTFYHVIDEKSPLNRYTSANLRNTDFELVVILNATVESTGAACQIRTSYVPEEILWGYEFMPLMSLSPGGKYLVDFSFFDKLRKSSNPYFASNVLGYGDIDKLKLEEQYREDEQNNLISRIQTVQSNV, from the coding sequence ATCATTACTGTACAAGATGGACCACTCTGATAACATTAGCATGATCGCCCCAGGCATAAGACGTCGTGTTGTGTCAAAAAACGGTCATAACAATGTGAAGATTGACCAAGTGGACGGCTGGGCTTATCTCTACCTACAAGATCTCTGGACCACTGTCATTGACATGAAATGGCGCTACAAACTAACTCTCTTCACGGCAACGTTTGTGATGACCTGGTTTCTTTTTGGGATTCTCTGGTACGCCATTGCATTTGTTCATGGAGATTTAGAGTTACTTCACCCACCAGCTAACCACACGCCATGTGTTGTGAACATTGAGACCTTAACAGGAGCGTTCCTATTTTCCCTCGAGTCCCAGACAACCATAGGCTATGGTTTCCGATGTATTACAGAGGAGTGCCCCTTTGCTATAATCCTGCTAATCACTCAACTGGTCATCACCACATTGGCAGAGATCTTTGTCACGGGCACTTTTCTGGCTAAGATCGCAAGGCCAAAAAAACGCTCAGAGACCATCAGGTTCAGCTATCATGCTGCCATTGCCATTAGGGACAACAAACTCTGTCTCATGCTTCGCGTGGCAAACATGAGGAAGAGTCTCCTGCTCCAGTGCCAGCTTTCTGGGAAATTCTTGCACAACCACATCACAGAGGAAGGAGAGACCATCAAACTCAGACAGGAGCATGTGGATTTTCAAGTGGACACTGGCTCAGTCAGTCCATTCCTCATCTTTCCTTTGACTTTTTATCATGTAATTGATGAGAAAAGCCCTCTGAACAGGTACACATCGGCTAATCTGAGGAACACTGACTTTGAGTTGGTGGTCATTTTGAATGCCACGGTGGAGTCAACAGGTGCTGCCTGCCAGATCAGAACCTCTTACGTGCCAGAGGAGATACTCTGGGGGTATGAATTTATGCCTCTTATGTCACTCTCTCCTGGTGGGAAATACTTGGTTGACTTTAGTTTCTTCGATAAGCTCAGGAAGAGCTCAAACCCTTATTTTGCCTCAAATGTACTTGGATATGGAGACATTGATAAGCTAAAGCTTGAGGAACAGTACAGAGAGGATGAACAAAACAATCTGATCAGTCGAATCCAAACTGTTCAGAGCAATGTCTAA
- the kcnj15 gene encoding ATP-sensitive inward rectifier potassium channel 15 isoform X4, whose product MSGWQLLMERLWGIRRSLLYKMDHSDNISMIAPGIRRRVVSKNGHNNVKIDQVDGWAYLYLQDLWTTVIDMKWRYKLTLFTATFVMTWFLFGILWYAIAFVHGDLELLHPPANHTPCVVNIETLTGAFLFSLESQTTIGYGFRCITEECPFAIILLITQLVITTLAEIFVTGTFLAKIARPKKRSETIRFSYHAAIAIRDNKLCLMLRVANMRKSLLLQCQLSGKFLHNHITEEGETIKLRQEHVDFQVDTGSVSPFLIFPLTFYHVIDEKSPLNRYTSANLRNTDFELVVILNATVESTGAACQIRTSYVPEEILWGYEFMPLMSLSPGGKYLVDFSFFDKLRKSSNPYFASNVLGYGDIDKLKLEEQYREDEQNNLISRIQTVQSNV is encoded by the coding sequence ATCATTACTGTACAAGATGGACCACTCTGATAACATTAGCATGATCGCCCCAGGCATAAGACGTCGTGTTGTGTCAAAAAACGGTCATAACAATGTGAAGATTGACCAAGTGGACGGCTGGGCTTATCTCTACCTACAAGATCTCTGGACCACTGTCATTGACATGAAATGGCGCTACAAACTAACTCTCTTCACGGCAACGTTTGTGATGACCTGGTTTCTTTTTGGGATTCTCTGGTACGCCATTGCATTTGTTCATGGAGATTTAGAGTTACTTCACCCACCAGCTAACCACACGCCATGTGTTGTGAACATTGAGACCTTAACAGGAGCGTTCCTATTTTCCCTCGAGTCCCAGACAACCATAGGCTATGGTTTCCGATGTATTACAGAGGAGTGCCCCTTTGCTATAATCCTGCTAATCACTCAACTGGTCATCACCACATTGGCAGAGATCTTTGTCACGGGCACTTTTCTGGCTAAGATCGCAAGGCCAAAAAAACGCTCAGAGACCATCAGGTTCAGCTATCATGCTGCCATTGCCATTAGGGACAACAAACTCTGTCTCATGCTTCGCGTGGCAAACATGAGGAAGAGTCTCCTGCTCCAGTGCCAGCTTTCTGGGAAATTCTTGCACAACCACATCACAGAGGAAGGAGAGACCATCAAACTCAGACAGGAGCATGTGGATTTTCAAGTGGACACTGGCTCAGTCAGTCCATTCCTCATCTTTCCTTTGACTTTTTATCATGTAATTGATGAGAAAAGCCCTCTGAACAGGTACACATCGGCTAATCTGAGGAACACTGACTTTGAGTTGGTGGTCATTTTGAATGCCACGGTGGAGTCAACAGGTGCTGCCTGCCAGATCAGAACCTCTTACGTGCCAGAGGAGATACTCTGGGGGTATGAATTTATGCCTCTTATGTCACTCTCTCCTGGTGGGAAATACTTGGTTGACTTTAGTTTCTTCGATAAGCTCAGGAAGAGCTCAAACCCTTATTTTGCCTCAAATGTACTTGGATATGGAGACATTGATAAGCTAAAGCTTGAGGAACAGTACAGAGAGGATGAACAAAACAATCTGATCAGTCGAATCCAAACTGTTCAGAGCAATGTCTAA
- the kcnj15 gene encoding ATP-sensitive inward rectifier potassium channel 15 isoform X5 has product MERLWGIRRSLLYKMDHSDNISMIAPGIRRRVVSKNGHNNVKIDQVDGWAYLYLQDLWTTVIDMKWRYKLTLFTATFVMTWFLFGILWYAIAFVHGDLELLHPPANHTPCVVNIETLTGAFLFSLESQTTIGYGFRCITEECPFAIILLITQLVITTLAEIFVTGTFLAKIARPKKRSETIRFSYHAAIAIRDNKLCLMLRVANMRKSLLLQCQLSGKFLHNHITEEGETIKLRQEHVDFQVDTGSVSPFLIFPLTFYHVIDEKSPLNRYTSANLRNTDFELVVILNATVESTGAACQIRTSYVPEEILWGYEFMPLMSLSPGGKYLVDFSFFDKLRKSSNPYFASNVLGYGDIDKLKLEEQYREDEQNNLISRIQTVQSNV; this is encoded by the coding sequence ATCATTACTGTACAAGATGGACCACTCTGATAACATTAGCATGATCGCCCCAGGCATAAGACGTCGTGTTGTGTCAAAAAACGGTCATAACAATGTGAAGATTGACCAAGTGGACGGCTGGGCTTATCTCTACCTACAAGATCTCTGGACCACTGTCATTGACATGAAATGGCGCTACAAACTAACTCTCTTCACGGCAACGTTTGTGATGACCTGGTTTCTTTTTGGGATTCTCTGGTACGCCATTGCATTTGTTCATGGAGATTTAGAGTTACTTCACCCACCAGCTAACCACACGCCATGTGTTGTGAACATTGAGACCTTAACAGGAGCGTTCCTATTTTCCCTCGAGTCCCAGACAACCATAGGCTATGGTTTCCGATGTATTACAGAGGAGTGCCCCTTTGCTATAATCCTGCTAATCACTCAACTGGTCATCACCACATTGGCAGAGATCTTTGTCACGGGCACTTTTCTGGCTAAGATCGCAAGGCCAAAAAAACGCTCAGAGACCATCAGGTTCAGCTATCATGCTGCCATTGCCATTAGGGACAACAAACTCTGTCTCATGCTTCGCGTGGCAAACATGAGGAAGAGTCTCCTGCTCCAGTGCCAGCTTTCTGGGAAATTCTTGCACAACCACATCACAGAGGAAGGAGAGACCATCAAACTCAGACAGGAGCATGTGGATTTTCAAGTGGACACTGGCTCAGTCAGTCCATTCCTCATCTTTCCTTTGACTTTTTATCATGTAATTGATGAGAAAAGCCCTCTGAACAGGTACACATCGGCTAATCTGAGGAACACTGACTTTGAGTTGGTGGTCATTTTGAATGCCACGGTGGAGTCAACAGGTGCTGCCTGCCAGATCAGAACCTCTTACGTGCCAGAGGAGATACTCTGGGGGTATGAATTTATGCCTCTTATGTCACTCTCTCCTGGTGGGAAATACTTGGTTGACTTTAGTTTCTTCGATAAGCTCAGGAAGAGCTCAAACCCTTATTTTGCCTCAAATGTACTTGGATATGGAGACATTGATAAGCTAAAGCTTGAGGAACAGTACAGAGAGGATGAACAAAACAATCTGATCAGTCGAATCCAAACTGTTCAGAGCAATGTCTAA
- the kcnj15 gene encoding ATP-sensitive inward rectifier potassium channel 15 isoform X6: MDHSDNISMIAPGIRRRVVSKNGHNNVKIDQVDGWAYLYLQDLWTTVIDMKWRYKLTLFTATFVMTWFLFGILWYAIAFVHGDLELLHPPANHTPCVVNIETLTGAFLFSLESQTTIGYGFRCITEECPFAIILLITQLVITTLAEIFVTGTFLAKIARPKKRSETIRFSYHAAIAIRDNKLCLMLRVANMRKSLLLQCQLSGKFLHNHITEEGETIKLRQEHVDFQVDTGSVSPFLIFPLTFYHVIDEKSPLNRYTSANLRNTDFELVVILNATVESTGAACQIRTSYVPEEILWGYEFMPLMSLSPGGKYLVDFSFFDKLRKSSNPYFASNVLGYGDIDKLKLEEQYREDEQNNLISRIQTVQSNV; this comes from the coding sequence ATGGACCACTCTGATAACATTAGCATGATCGCCCCAGGCATAAGACGTCGTGTTGTGTCAAAAAACGGTCATAACAATGTGAAGATTGACCAAGTGGACGGCTGGGCTTATCTCTACCTACAAGATCTCTGGACCACTGTCATTGACATGAAATGGCGCTACAAACTAACTCTCTTCACGGCAACGTTTGTGATGACCTGGTTTCTTTTTGGGATTCTCTGGTACGCCATTGCATTTGTTCATGGAGATTTAGAGTTACTTCACCCACCAGCTAACCACACGCCATGTGTTGTGAACATTGAGACCTTAACAGGAGCGTTCCTATTTTCCCTCGAGTCCCAGACAACCATAGGCTATGGTTTCCGATGTATTACAGAGGAGTGCCCCTTTGCTATAATCCTGCTAATCACTCAACTGGTCATCACCACATTGGCAGAGATCTTTGTCACGGGCACTTTTCTGGCTAAGATCGCAAGGCCAAAAAAACGCTCAGAGACCATCAGGTTCAGCTATCATGCTGCCATTGCCATTAGGGACAACAAACTCTGTCTCATGCTTCGCGTGGCAAACATGAGGAAGAGTCTCCTGCTCCAGTGCCAGCTTTCTGGGAAATTCTTGCACAACCACATCACAGAGGAAGGAGAGACCATCAAACTCAGACAGGAGCATGTGGATTTTCAAGTGGACACTGGCTCAGTCAGTCCATTCCTCATCTTTCCTTTGACTTTTTATCATGTAATTGATGAGAAAAGCCCTCTGAACAGGTACACATCGGCTAATCTGAGGAACACTGACTTTGAGTTGGTGGTCATTTTGAATGCCACGGTGGAGTCAACAGGTGCTGCCTGCCAGATCAGAACCTCTTACGTGCCAGAGGAGATACTCTGGGGGTATGAATTTATGCCTCTTATGTCACTCTCTCCTGGTGGGAAATACTTGGTTGACTTTAGTTTCTTCGATAAGCTCAGGAAGAGCTCAAACCCTTATTTTGCCTCAAATGTACTTGGATATGGAGACATTGATAAGCTAAAGCTTGAGGAACAGTACAGAGAGGATGAACAAAACAATCTGATCAGTCGAATCCAAACTGTTCAGAGCAATGTCTAA